GACGAACCGGTGTCGTGCGATGCGATCGACGACGACGTGTCCGCGGCGGATTGCGCCGAGTTCACACGGCAAAAGGCGCGGCTGCGGCCCGGAATGCTCGCATTCGATCCGCCCGCCAAGATGACGGTCGGCGTGACCTATGACCTGACGCTGAGCATCGGCAAGGCGGCGGATGCCGAGGATGTGCGCGCCGATGTGCGCCGAGAAGGCCGGCGAATCGAGGAACGCTCGCTGCAGGTTGGCGCGTTCATGACTGCGAACCTCACCGGCACGGCCTTCACGATCAAGCTGCAGGGCGACCAGCCTGCCGAGCGCAAGCTCGGGGCGGACCGCCGCGAGATCTGGCAATGGCAGGTGACGCCCAGCCGGGCAGGCCAGCAGCGTCTGTTGCTCAAGGTTTCGGCGGATGCGGTCGCCGCGGACGGCAGGCGGCACCGCTTCGCGCTGGCGAACCGGCCGGTCGATGTGCTGGTCGAAGTCTCGGCGGCGCAGCGTCGCGAGGACCGAACCAAGGGGATCGAAGACTCGCTCGGCCGCGGCGCGCGGGTGATGAGCGCGCTGGAGAAATGGCTGATCGGGCTTGCTGCGTTGCTCGCCGCGGCGGGCGGGGCTTGGCTGGCGCTGCGCAAGTTCGGCAGGGGCAAGGAAGCCAGCGACGAGCCGGGCAAGCCCCAACCCTAGGGGTACGCTCGATTGGACGCCCTGGCTGGTCGAGGCGGAACGATCTTGTGCGACCAAAGGTCACACCAGGGTCACACTATCGCGCATGTTCCAGAGGCGGCGGAGCCATGTGGGAGAATCCTAGAAAGTTCAGCTGACGCGCGTTTGCGCTCCAGCCAGCGGGAAACTGCCACCGCCGCGATCCAATCCAATTGGATACAGGCCATGGTCCCGCTCCCGTTGTGCGCCGGGGAAAAGGAGCGGTATCCAGGCTCAAGGCCGGGATGACTGAGATTCATGGATAGTCCGCCTGGTATCTCAACCTAGCGCCGTGACCCGCCGAGCATCGCGTCGATCGAATAGCGGCCCGCGCCCTGCGTGGCGAACAACAGGCCGAACAGGATCAGGCTGGTCGCGGGGAAGGCGCCGCGGATGCCGAGTTTGGCATCGACCATCGCGACTGCCACTGCGAAATTGACTGCGCAGACCAGCCCCGCCCAACGCGTCAGGAATCCGCCGACAAAGGCGATGCCGCAGGCGAATTGCGCCCAGACCGACAAAGGTGCCAGCCATTTGGGGTAGGGGAAGCCATGGCTGCCAAGGAAGCGCGCGAACTCGGCCATCCGCGCGCTGCTCTGGATATTGTCCCACACACCCCAGATCAGGAAGGCGCCGATCGCCAGCCGCGCCAGCAACAGCGCGGCATCGGAGTAGCTTGCGAAACCCGTAGATCGACTGCGCCTGAAAGTCATTATTCCTCCGTCGATTGGGCGATGAGGCTAGCGCCTATTCTCAGCGCTTGCGACCGTTCAATCGGGCAGGCGCCAATTGCCGGTTTCCATCCAGCGGAGCAGCGGCTTGAGCGGCGCGATCCACGCAATGCCCAGCACGACATAGATCACCAGCTGGACGAGGACGGGCAGCGATCCGATCTCTGCGGAGAAGCTGGC
This genomic stretch from Sphingomonas sp. LM7 harbors:
- a CDS encoding DoxX family protein, giving the protein MTFRRSRSTGFASYSDAALLLARLAIGAFLIWGVWDNIQSSARMAEFARFLGSHGFPYPKWLAPLSVWAQFACGIAFVGGFLTRWAGLVCAVNFAVAVAMVDAKLGIRGAFPATSLILFGLLFATQGAGRYSIDAMLGGSRR
- a CDS encoding DUF2842 domain-containing protein; this translates as MAHGEVKASWRKPAGTLAILVLILVWVVLVASFSAEIGSLPVLVQLVIYVVLGIAWIAPLKPLLRWMETGNWRLPD